The Glutamicibacter mishrai DNA window CGGCCTCCACGCCACCACCGGCAGCAACCCGTCGTGCACGGCCATCGGCTGCGGAGATATCCAAGATGATGGTGACATCGGGCTTCAAGCCGTTGGTCGCGAAGTCATTGATGTTCGCGACGGCGTCGAAGCCCAAAGCTCGGCCCATGCCCTGGTATGCCAGCGAAGAATCGACAAAGCGATCGCAGATCACGTGGGTGCCGGCGGCCAGGGACGGGCTGATGACCTGCTGCACATGGGCAGCGCGGGCCGCGGAGTAGATCAGGGCTTCGGTGCGGGAATCGATGTCGCCGTGGCCGTGTTCCAGGACCAGCGAGCGCAAGGCTTCACTGATTTGGGTGCCACCGGGTTCGCGGGTGGTGATGACCTTGGACCCTTGTTCTTCCAGCCATTGCCGGG harbors:
- the tmk gene encoding dTMP kinase — its product is MNNESSAPAPGLFIVFEGGDGAGKSTQVALARQWLEEQGSKVITTREPGGTQISEALRSLVLEHGHGDIDSRTEALIYSAARAAHVQQVISPSLAAGTHVICDRFVDSSLAYQGMGRALGFDAVANINDFATNGLKPDVTIILDISAADGRARRVAAGGGVEAADRLEAEPDDFHERIRQAFLELAARDPQRYLVLDANNSVEDLHRSITTHLAGLL